The DNA region GTGATTGGTGTCGCCGGTTCCGGAGGCTTCCGGGTGTTGACCCGGTTCGCCACCGAGTGGGCCGCCGTCGGACACGACGTGAGGATCGTCGCCGTCGCGACAGGTCGGCCTCCGTATTTTCCGACGGCGGCATCGTTCGTCTGGGTGGATCAGTCGGGCAACCCCGTGCCCTCGCATGCACGGCACGACCCAAGGCGGGTTGAAGGCGTCGGCTTCGTCGTTCGGACCATGCGCGCCCTCTCTCGCGCGCTCTCGCGCCTTGCGGAGGAGACAGATCTCCTGCTCGCGAACCATTCGCTCACGGCCTGGTGCGTGGCGTGGCAACGCACGTCGGCCACGAAGGTCTATTACGTGCAGGCGTACGAAGTCGAGTCGTTGGAAGGTCCGCGGCTTCGACGCTGGCCGCTGGCTGCCCTGGCGTACGCCAGCTACCATCTTCCGATGCGTCGCATCGTGAATGCGCCGGTCTTCCGCCGCTATCGCAATCTAAGGGCGGATGCGGTCGTGCCGCCCGGCATCGATTCGGCCCACATGTTTCCGCGGGCGACGCCTGCCTGCGAGGGCACGACCGCTCCCGTGATCGGCTGCATTGGGCGCAAGCAACGGTGGAAGGGGACTGCCGACGTCGTCGATGCCGTGGAGCGGCTGGTGCGGGCCGGCCGACAGGTTCGCCTGCGGGTGGCCTATCACCTGCCCGAGGGAGTCCGGCCCTCGGAGTTCGTCGAACTCGTCGTGCCCCGTGACGATTGCGAACTCGGTGAGTTCTACCGGGGTCTCGACGTCCTCGTCGCTCCCGCCACGACTCAGCTTGGCTCGGTCCACTATCCCGTGCTCGAGGGGATGGCGACGGCCGTACCCGTGGTCACCACGGGATACCATCCCGCGCACGTGGACGCCGACAACGCGTGGATCGTCCCGCCCCATTCCCCTGCGGCCATTGCCGAGGCCGTGGTGGGCGTGATGGACGACGTCGAGACGCGCCGCAGGCGCGTCTCTCGGGCGCTGTCAGACGTCTCCGGACTGGCGTGGCCCGGGTTGGCGAGGCAATTCCTCGAGGAGTCGTGCCGGTGAACGATGCGACGCGGAACAGCGTGCTGGCGGTCCTCGCCGCCGCGTGTGCGCTGGTTGCGCTCTATGCGCCCACGTCAACCGGCGGCGTCATCTCTCAACCGCTGTACATGCTCAACGTGGCCCTCGTCGGGGGCGCACTGGCGGTCATGGTCGTCGTGAGGGGGCGAATCTGGTCGGCCTGGCAGCTCGGTCTGGCCGTCCTCATCGTCGCGCTGCCGATGGTGTTCACGGCCATTGGCGAGTTCGGGTCGCTGTCCCCGGGGATGGCGGTCCTCTTCGGCTGCACGGCGACACTGTTCCTGGTGGACGTTCGCGACGTGTGCCCAGGTCGCCTCGGCCTCGTCGCGTTGGCGACCATCGACGTCGTCACCATCGTCCTCGGAACCGCGCTCGTGTTCGACGTCGCCGTTGCCGACGCGTTCGTCAAGACGCACTATGCGTTCTTCTACCCGCACCTGCTCACACTCATGCTGGACTGGTATAACAAGCCCGTCCTCA from Acidobacteriota bacterium includes:
- a CDS encoding glycosyltransferase family 4 protein, which translates into the protein MRIVVPVIGVAGSGGFRVLTRFATEWAAVGHDVRIVAVATGRPPYFPTAASFVWVDQSGNPVPSHARHDPRRVEGVGFVVRTMRALSRALSRLAEETDLLLANHSLTAWCVAWQRTSATKVYYVQAYEVESLEGPRLRRWPLAALAYASYHLPMRRIVNAPVFRRYRNLRADAVVPPGIDSAHMFPRATPACEGTTAPVIGCIGRKQRWKGTADVVDAVERLVRAGRQVRLRVAYHLPEGVRPSEFVELVVPRDDCELGEFYRGLDVLVAPATTQLGSVHYPVLEGMATAVPVVTTGYHPAHVDADNAWIVPPHSPAAIAEAVVGVMDDVETRRRRVSRALSDVSGLAWPGLARQFLEESCR